The Coffea eugenioides isolate CCC68of chromosome 8, Ceug_1.0, whole genome shotgun sequence genome has a segment encoding these proteins:
- the LOC113779500 gene encoding putative 3-phosphoinositide-dependent protein kinase 2, with protein MNALIDVASALEHLHRSYSIPVIHCDLKPNNVLLNEDMVACVTNFGVPNILSILDQVVDANLLKPGYQHFAEKLEGITSIVRIAVACTEDSPRDRMNAIDVLASHDKSKYWSRDPRYAMDFLIHHVVEKFV; from the exons ATGAATGCGCTGATAGATGTGGCATCCGCTTTGGAGCACCTCCATCGTAGTTACTCAATTCCCGTTATTCACTGTGATTTGAAGCCAAATAATGTCCTTCTAAATGAAGATATGGTTGCCTGTGTGACTAATTTTGGTGTTCCAAATATATTGTCTATATTGGACCAG GTAGTAGATGCAAACTTGCTCAAGCCAGGCTATCAACACTTCGCTGAAAAGTTGGAGGGCATAACGTCTATTGTGAGAATAGCTGTAGCTTGCACAGAAGATTCTCCCAGAGACAGGATGAATGCTATAGATGTTCTTGCTTCTCAC GACAAATctaagtactggagcagggaccctaggtatGCAATGGATTTCTTGATTCACCATGTTGTCGAAAAATTTgtttga